Genomic DNA from Aphanothece sacrum FPU1:
ATCATTGACACCCCCTTGAATATAAATCGTTTTTAATTTGGAGTCATAACGAAAAATATTGATGAGTGGATAACCATTAGATAACCACTGAGAAAGAATAACAGCTTAAATAGATTGTGCTGAGGTTGGCAATTTATCAGACTCCTTATTTTAACAAAAATTATAACCTAATCAACTGATCCCATTATAGAAAAGTGCGATCGCACTTTATACCGCTTCAATATTTTCTTGAGCAAAATCGAGCATTCTTTGAG
This window encodes:
- a CDS encoding DUF6888 family protein; this encodes MLSQWLSNGYPLINIFRYDSKLKTIYIQGGVNDEIALVRSRIL